In Edaphobacter dinghuensis, a genomic segment contains:
- a CDS encoding SDR family NAD(P)-dependent oxidoreductase — protein sequence MADRERPLAGKTVVVTGAAKRIGRAIALALAESGANVAITYLASQLEAEATVQAIAGYDVDAFAVRCDLRDPESIEQAVISVIEEFGQLDVLVNNAGLFASEALEKISVEQWDGMFATNTRAPFLMAKAAHSHLRAVKGRIINIGSLGGLHPWATHAHYCTSKAALHMLSKTMAKAWAPEISVNCIAPGMIVEGEVDEAYEHFARKTPMQRNGTAQDVAAAARFFATAPHFITGQLIAVDGGLGL from the coding sequence ATGGCAGATCGGGAGAGGCCGCTTGCGGGCAAGACGGTAGTTGTTACTGGTGCCGCCAAGCGCATTGGACGTGCCATTGCGCTTGCTCTTGCCGAGAGCGGAGCGAACGTCGCGATTACCTATCTCGCCTCGCAGCTTGAGGCAGAGGCTACCGTGCAGGCGATTGCGGGCTACGACGTCGATGCCTTTGCTGTCCGCTGCGATCTCCGCGATCCCGAGAGTATCGAGCAAGCTGTGATCTCGGTGATTGAAGAGTTTGGGCAGCTTGATGTGCTCGTCAATAATGCTGGCCTATTTGCCTCCGAAGCGCTGGAGAAGATCTCGGTCGAGCAATGGGACGGAATGTTCGCCACCAACACGCGCGCGCCCTTTCTTATGGCGAAAGCGGCGCATTCTCATCTGCGTGCGGTGAAGGGCCGCATCATCAATATCGGTTCTCTTGGAGGACTGCACCCCTGGGCCACTCACGCCCATTACTGCACCTCAAAGGCCGCCTTGCACATGCTCTCGAAGACCATGGCCAAGGCCTGGGCTCCCGAGATCAGCGTAAACTGTATCGCTCCGGGCATGATTGTTGAGGGAGAGGTCGATGAGGCCTACGAGCATTTTGCTCGCAAGACTCCGATGCAGCGCAATGGCACTGCTCAAGACGTGGCGGCTGCCGCCCGGTTTTTCGCTACAGCTCCGCACTTCATCACCGGTCAACTGATAGCGGTAGATGGCGGGTTAGGGCTTTAG
- a CDS encoding tyrosine-protein phosphatase, with the protein MIDIHHHLLWGLDDGATSVETSLAMARMAAADGITHVVCSPHANAEYDYDPEGVAAQIAELQGLLDKEDIALKLGRGCDFHLSFDNIEQAQAEPARYSINGLGYLLVELPDYGLPTGLTEVFYQMQIAGMTPILTHPERNRTLQNDQSRLLEWLRGGLLIQVTAGSVVGRMGKRAEKMAHELLANHWVHFLATDAHNTGSRPPLMREAFDIVAKKYGPDYAHLLCNSNPLAAFMGKPMPSQLEPLNLYEEYKDQSWWQRFADRFK; encoded by the coding sequence ATGATCGATATCCACCATCACCTTCTGTGGGGCCTCGACGATGGTGCTACCAGCGTCGAAACTTCGCTGGCCATGGCCAGAATGGCAGCAGCAGATGGAATTACGCATGTTGTCTGTTCTCCCCATGCCAATGCGGAGTATGACTATGATCCCGAAGGCGTTGCTGCCCAAATCGCGGAGCTGCAAGGGCTCTTGGATAAGGAAGACATTGCCCTGAAGTTGGGCCGAGGATGCGACTTCCACCTATCGTTCGACAATATCGAGCAAGCCCAAGCTGAGCCTGCCCGGTACAGCATCAATGGGCTCGGCTATCTGCTGGTAGAGCTTCCCGACTACGGCCTGCCCACAGGCCTGACCGAAGTCTTCTACCAGATGCAGATTGCGGGCATGACGCCTATCCTGACGCATCCGGAGCGCAATCGAACCCTACAGAACGACCAGTCGCGACTCCTGGAGTGGCTGCGCGGCGGTCTGCTGATTCAGGTCACCGCAGGCTCTGTGGTTGGACGCATGGGCAAGCGCGCCGAGAAGATGGCTCACGAGCTATTGGCCAACCATTGGGTACATTTCCTGGCCACCGATGCTCACAACACCGGCTCCCGTCCTCCGCTAATGCGCGAGGCATTCGATATCGTCGCAAAGAAATATGGGCCGGACTACGCCCATCTGCTCTGCAACTCCAACCCTCTGGCTGCTTTTATGGGTAAGCCCATGCCATCCCAGCTCGAACCGCTTAATCTTTACGAAGAGTACAAAGATCAAAGCTGGTGGCAGCGCTTTGCAGATAGATTCAAATAA
- the purQ gene encoding phosphoribosylformylglycinamidine synthase subunit PurQ — protein sequence MKFGVLVFPGSNCDHDTHHVVDALAQQPVTYLWHASEDLQGCDAILVPGGFAYGDYLRTGAIARFAPVMQAVSRFARNGGLVMGICNGFQILCEAGLLPGALMRNASQNYICKQTYLRTETADSPFTHGLAKGQVLQMPIGHMEGNYFCDAETLATLKQQDRIAFRYATAEGEITAAANPNGSLENIAGILSEGRNVLGMMPHPDRSSEALLGSADGLLLFQSMAQSLAAAQ from the coding sequence ATGAAGTTCGGCGTTTTGGTCTTCCCCGGCTCCAACTGCGATCACGACACGCATCACGTGGTCGATGCACTTGCCCAACAACCGGTCACATACCTGTGGCACGCCTCTGAAGACCTTCAGGGTTGCGATGCCATTCTTGTGCCCGGCGGCTTTGCCTATGGCGACTACCTGCGCACGGGCGCGATCGCCCGTTTTGCCCCGGTGATGCAGGCGGTAAGCCGCTTTGCGCGCAACGGCGGCCTGGTCATGGGCATCTGCAACGGCTTCCAGATCCTGTGCGAGGCTGGTCTTCTGCCCGGAGCGCTGATGCGCAACGCCAGCCAGAATTACATCTGCAAACAGACCTATCTGCGCACCGAGACCGCTGATTCTCCCTTTACACATGGGCTTGCCAAGGGCCAGGTGCTACAGATGCCCATCGGCCATATGGAAGGCAACTACTTCTGCGACGCCGAGACGCTGGCAACACTCAAACAACAGGACCGCATCGCCTTCCGCTACGCCACAGCTGAGGGTGAGATTACCGCTGCGGCCAATCCCAACGGGTCACTCGAGAACATCGCCGGCATTCTGAGCGAAGGCCGCAACGTTCTGGGCATGATGCCGCATCCCGACCGGTCGAGCGAAGCGCTGCTGGGCTCGGCAGACGGGTTGCTGCTCTTCCAGTCGATGGCCCAGTCACTGGCGGCCGCACAATAG
- a CDS encoding alpha-amylase family glycosyl hydrolase gives MMQAFYWDAPKQEKKEGHWWNFLSEKIEDLGKAGINALWLPPVSKASSNLSMGYDPYDYFDLGDFDQKGGTKTLFGNRAELEALIKKAHEHDIGLYADMVINHNSGADEEEINPLDGQKRWTKFNPKSGRFPRDWNCFHPSRYERVMMPDEENYASFPHLCHRNPLVYTAMFDYARMLIEELGFDGFRFDFVKGFGAWMIGILSKYRYVKDGKEFMPYVVGEYWSGAEDINAWIDKVNALTDNQISAFDFALRYKLKDVCDTPNYDLRNLTDDGAVVMKRPMHAVTFVDNHDMGDNAIVNDKMMAYSFIMVHEGYPCIFWYDYYNNGLARPGTPNGIDALIQAHLKYAGGDSQILHADPDLYIMQRVGWKDDSGEQPGLIYVLNNLGNQWSGTSVKTQWKKRKFAPIAWDGHDTAHPDERTTDGDGNAEFAAPPRGFAIYAPA, from the coding sequence ATGATGCAGGCTTTCTATTGGGATGCCCCAAAGCAAGAGAAAAAAGAGGGCCATTGGTGGAATTTCCTCTCTGAAAAGATCGAAGACCTGGGAAAGGCTGGCATCAACGCCCTGTGGCTGCCGCCCGTCTCCAAGGCATCCAGTAATCTCTCGATGGGCTACGACCCTTATGACTACTTCGACCTTGGCGACTTCGACCAAAAAGGCGGCACGAAAACCCTCTTTGGCAACCGCGCCGAACTCGAAGCGCTCATCAAAAAGGCACATGAGCATGACATCGGGCTTTATGCCGATATGGTGATCAACCACAACTCCGGCGCCGACGAAGAGGAAATCAATCCTCTCGACGGCCAGAAGCGCTGGACAAAGTTCAATCCCAAAAGCGGCCGCTTTCCCCGTGACTGGAACTGCTTCCATCCCAGCCGCTACGAGCGCGTGATGATGCCCGACGAAGAGAACTACGCTAGCTTCCCTCATCTTTGCCACCGCAATCCCCTCGTCTACACTGCGATGTTTGACTATGCGCGAATGCTGATCGAAGAGTTGGGCTTCGACGGCTTCCGCTTCGACTTCGTCAAAGGCTTCGGCGCGTGGATGATCGGCATCCTCTCGAAATATCGCTACGTCAAGGACGGCAAGGAGTTCATGCCCTATGTCGTCGGAGAATACTGGTCTGGAGCCGAGGACATCAATGCGTGGATCGACAAGGTCAACGCCCTTACCGACAACCAGATTTCCGCATTCGACTTCGCTTTGCGTTACAAGTTGAAAGATGTCTGCGACACTCCAAACTACGATCTGCGCAATCTGACCGATGACGGCGCCGTGGTGATGAAGCGCCCCATGCACGCAGTCACGTTTGTCGATAACCACGACATGGGCGACAATGCCATCGTCAACGACAAGATGATGGCCTACTCCTTCATCATGGTTCACGAAGGCTATCCCTGCATCTTCTGGTACGACTACTACAACAATGGCCTAGCACGTCCGGGAACACCCAATGGCATCGATGCGCTAATACAGGCGCACCTGAAATATGCCGGTGGCGACTCCCAGATCCTACATGCCGATCCTGACCTGTACATTATGCAGCGCGTCGGTTGGAAGGACGACAGCGGCGAGCAACCGGGCTTAATCTATGTGCTCAACAACCTTGGCAATCAGTGGTCGGGAACGTCGGTGAAGACGCAGTGGAAGAAACGGAAGTTCGCGCCCATCGCCTGGGACGGCCACGACACCGCGCATCCTGACGAGCGCACCACCGATGGCGACGGCAATGCCGAGTTCGCTGCACCGCCTCGCGGCTTTGCCATCTATGCTCCGGCCTAA
- a CDS encoding AI-2E family transporter, which produces MEPGNGNLGTHLKTAGGALVNWWRAATLDALIVGVLWLIGLELIHVPFAPLWAVLGGMLQIIPTFGGMIALIGPVLAVAFSGHDEWRLGLVLGLYGVIVILEGLVIGPYVLHRTTKVPWWAAFLGPIVLGIIIPFWGVLLAPPLLAIVFAFRKPAVPGR; this is translated from the coding sequence ATGGAGCCAGGGAACGGCAATCTGGGCACACACTTGAAGACGGCTGGTGGCGCGCTGGTGAACTGGTGGCGGGCCGCAACTCTGGATGCACTGATCGTCGGCGTGCTGTGGCTGATTGGGTTGGAGTTGATCCATGTGCCCTTTGCACCGCTGTGGGCGGTCTTGGGCGGTATGCTACAGATCATTCCTACCTTCGGCGGCATGATCGCTCTGATCGGGCCGGTGCTGGCCGTTGCTTTCAGCGGGCACGATGAGTGGCGACTGGGGCTGGTTCTGGGACTTTACGGTGTCATCGTCATTCTTGAAGGGCTTGTGATCGGCCCTTATGTTCTGCACCGGACGACGAAGGTTCCGTGGTGGGCGGCGTTTCTTGGGCCGATTGTGCTGGGAATCATTATCCCGTTCTGGGGAGTGTTACTTGCACCGCCGCTGCTTGCGATCGTCTTTGCCTTTCGCAAGCCGGCGGTGCCTGGTCGTTGA
- a CDS encoding ABC transporter permease has product MINLPDSFSSNRSREIFARSQVLKRSWPFVLDLGVAGLGLACFYGVMQIAKYWFGHPEPEIVISLSPRALPQYAFYSVVRIGLAYLLSLVFAVGYGYVAAYSKRLEAFMIAGLDILQSIPVLSFLPGVMLAMVALFPTRQLGLEMGAIVLIFTGQVWNMAFSFYSSIKSIPRELSEASKIYKFSRWQRFIQLELPYSTIGLVWNSMVSVAGGWFFLMACEMFVLGKHDFRLPGLGSYLQTAAGAGNDRAIAWGLFTMIAIIVATDQLIWRPVIAWSDKFKFEQVETTARVSSPLLHLFQHSRAIRNLKRHTVVPLTEGVYRHLANVRRERLARMVANDNSVTSARGKVASWLRILLLTLAVAAILYAAWQAVGLLRQVHQGQFGEILKGALATFLRVNLSLFLAAAWTIPAGVAIGFNPRLARIAQPLVQVVASIPAPALFPVILLALIKIGGGLGIGSVVLMMLGTQWYVLFNVIAGAMAIPSDLREVSTLFRFTTLQRWRTVILPGIFPYLITGMVTASGGAWNASIIAEYFSLNNHTYQTVGLGAVISAATDSGQFHILLLATIVMALMVVTINRLVWRPLYRLAETRYKLEG; this is encoded by the coding sequence ATGATCAACCTGCCCGACAGCTTCAGCAGCAACCGCAGCCGCGAGATCTTCGCTCGCTCGCAGGTGCTCAAGCGCAGTTGGCCCTTCGTCCTCGACCTGGGCGTCGCGGGCCTCGGCCTTGCCTGCTTCTACGGCGTCATGCAGATTGCGAAGTACTGGTTCGGTCATCCCGAACCAGAGATCGTCATCTCGCTGAGCCCTCGCGCCCTGCCCCAATACGCTTTTTATTCTGTGGTACGCATCGGCCTCGCTTACCTGCTCAGTCTTGTCTTTGCTGTGGGCTACGGCTATGTCGCCGCCTATAGTAAGCGCCTGGAAGCCTTCATGATCGCAGGTCTGGACATCTTGCAATCAATTCCAGTGCTCAGCTTTCTACCCGGCGTTATGCTGGCCATGGTCGCACTCTTCCCTACACGGCAGCTTGGCCTCGAGATGGGCGCAATCGTACTCATCTTTACCGGCCAGGTTTGGAACATGGCCTTCAGCTTTTACTCATCAATCAAGAGCATCCCGCGTGAATTGAGCGAAGCCTCGAAGATCTACAAGTTCTCCCGCTGGCAGCGCTTCATTCAGCTTGAGCTTCCTTACTCCACCATCGGACTGGTGTGGAACTCGATGGTCTCCGTCGCCGGAGGCTGGTTCTTTCTCATGGCGTGCGAGATGTTTGTACTCGGCAAGCACGACTTCCGTCTCCCGGGTCTTGGTTCGTATCTGCAAACCGCAGCGGGCGCAGGAAATGATCGCGCTATCGCCTGGGGCCTGTTCACCATGATCGCCATCATCGTCGCCACTGACCAACTTATCTGGAGACCGGTGATCGCGTGGAGCGACAAGTTCAAGTTCGAGCAGGTAGAGACCACTGCGCGTGTCAGCTCTCCCTTGCTTCACCTGTTCCAGCACTCTCGCGCGATTCGCAATTTGAAACGGCACACCGTCGTGCCGTTGACGGAAGGAGTCTACCGCCATCTCGCGAATGTCCGCAGGGAACGCCTGGCTCGGATGGTGGCCAATGACAACTCTGTTACCTCAGCACGAGGCAAAGTTGCATCTTGGCTGCGCATATTACTTCTGACGCTCGCAGTAGCTGCCATACTTTATGCGGCATGGCAGGCAGTCGGTCTTCTGCGACAAGTGCATCAGGGCCAGTTCGGCGAGATTCTAAAAGGTGCGCTGGCAACCTTCCTCCGGGTAAATCTATCGCTATTTCTGGCTGCCGCATGGACGATTCCCGCGGGAGTCGCCATTGGCTTCAATCCCAGGCTCGCACGCATCGCGCAGCCCCTGGTCCAGGTGGTGGCCTCCATCCCTGCGCCCGCTCTCTTTCCCGTCATCCTGCTCGCTCTCATCAAAATCGGCGGCGGACTCGGCATCGGTTCCGTCGTGTTGATGATGCTTGGAACACAGTGGTACGTGCTGTTCAACGTAATCGCCGGAGCGATGGCCATCCCCTCCGATCTGCGCGAAGTTTCGACCCTCTTCCGTTTCACCACGCTGCAGCGCTGGCGCACCGTCATCCTTCCCGGCATTTTCCCTTATCTGATCACCGGCATGGTAACTGCCTCCGGCGGTGCATGGAACGCGAGCATCATCGCGGAGTACTTCAGCCTCAACAATCACACCTACCAAACCGTTGGCCTGGGCGCAGTCATTAGCGCCGCAACCGACAGCGGCCAATTTCACATTCTGCTACTAGCCACCATCGTCATGGCGCTGATGGTCGTCACCATCAATCGTCTGGTCTGGCGGCCTCTCTACCGGCTCGCCGAGACGCGCTACAAACTCGAAGGCTAA
- a CDS encoding ABC transporter ATP-binding protein gives MQPVIIRAEQVEKYYPQPSENRIQVISPTDLSIPAGEIVALLGPSGSGKSTLLRMLTGLSAPSAGVVYWHEKPIATADVNVSIVFQSFALFPWLTVLENVEAPLKARGMDAAERRKRSLKILDTVGLDGFQAAYPKELSGGMRQRVGFARALVVEPEVLFMDEPFSALDVLTAENLRSELLELWQKKTIPTKAIFLVTHNIEEAVLLADRIIVLGRNPGHVRTDFRVSLSHPRDRKTAAFTQLVDYIYKVLTQPETKPPALPRPLDDKPSRNQRQMHYQMLPHARPGGIAGLLELVLDHEGKDDIYRLADDLAFEIDDLLPIVDAAQLLGFLTVTEGDAAITPTGAEYANSEILRQKELFRTAALENVLLLKQIVRALEAKSDRSVPEEFFHDMLDEQFSEDETIMQLETAINWGRYAELFDFDVSRRRFILPEKLNEAEHESSAEIDA, from the coding sequence ATGCAGCCAGTGATCATACGCGCCGAACAGGTCGAGAAATACTACCCGCAGCCAAGCGAGAACCGTATCCAGGTCATCTCTCCAACCGACCTGTCCATTCCCGCAGGCGAAATCGTCGCGCTTCTCGGCCCCTCCGGCTCGGGAAAATCGACACTGCTGCGCATGTTGACAGGACTCTCTGCTCCCTCAGCAGGCGTCGTCTACTGGCACGAAAAGCCTATCGCCACCGCTGATGTCAACGTCTCCATCGTCTTTCAAAGCTTCGCGCTCTTTCCTTGGCTCACCGTTCTCGAAAACGTCGAAGCTCCTCTCAAAGCACGAGGCATGGATGCCGCCGAAAGGCGCAAACGCAGCCTCAAAATTCTCGACACCGTCGGTCTCGACGGGTTCCAGGCAGCCTATCCCAAAGAACTCTCTGGCGGCATGCGCCAGCGCGTAGGCTTCGCTCGCGCCCTTGTCGTGGAACCGGAGGTCCTCTTCATGGACGAACCATTCTCCGCGCTCGACGTCCTGACCGCCGAGAATCTCCGCAGCGAACTCCTGGAGCTCTGGCAGAAGAAGACCATCCCCACCAAGGCCATCTTTCTCGTCACTCACAATATCGAAGAAGCGGTCTTGCTGGCCGACCGCATCATCGTTCTTGGCCGCAATCCCGGCCACGTACGCACCGACTTCAGAGTCTCCCTCTCGCACCCGCGCGACCGTAAGACCGCAGCATTTACGCAATTGGTCGACTATATCTACAAAGTTCTTACGCAACCCGAAACCAAGCCACCTGCGTTACCGCGTCCGCTCGACGACAAGCCGTCTCGCAACCAGCGCCAGATGCACTACCAGATGCTGCCGCACGCCCGTCCCGGCGGCATCGCCGGTCTGCTCGAGCTTGTGCTGGACCACGAAGGCAAAGACGATATCTATCGTCTCGCCGACGACCTGGCCTTCGAGATCGACGACCTGTTGCCCATCGTCGATGCTGCTCAATTATTAGGCTTCCTCACCGTAACCGAAGGTGACGCAGCCATCACACCTACTGGCGCCGAGTACGCGAACTCCGAAATCCTTCGCCAGAAGGAACTCTTCCGCACCGCCGCGCTCGAAAACGTGCTTCTCCTCAAACAGATTGTGCGTGCGCTCGAGGCCAAGAGCGATCGCTCCGTTCCCGAAGAGTTCTTCCACGACATGCTCGACGAGCAGTTCAGCGAAGACGAGACCATCATGCAACTCGAGACCGCCATCAACTGGGGTCGTTACGCAGAGCTCTTCGACTTCGATGTATCCCGCAGAAGATTCATCCTCCCCGAAAAGCTGAATGAGGCCGAGCACGAAAGTTCTGCGGAGATCGATGCATGA
- a CDS encoding response regulator, with protein MADPTSTTTPKPRVLVADDEQVIANTLAIILNQAGFEARAVFSGEKAVESLDSFQPDMLISDVIMTGMTGIEAAIITRNKLPKCKILLFSGQAATADLLEKARTQGHEFEILAKPVHPTDLLAKLRG; from the coding sequence ATGGCAGATCCGACATCCACCACAACGCCTAAGCCCAGAGTACTTGTCGCCGATGACGAACAGGTGATTGCCAATACTCTTGCGATCATTCTGAATCAGGCGGGCTTCGAGGCGCGTGCTGTATTCAGTGGCGAGAAGGCGGTTGAATCGCTCGACAGCTTTCAGCCGGACATGCTCATTAGCGATGTCATTATGACCGGCATGACCGGCATTGAAGCCGCAATCATTACGCGGAATAAGCTGCCAAAGTGCAAGATTCTATTATTTTCCGGCCAGGCAGCGACCGCAGACCTGCTTGAAAAAGCACGTACTCAGGGCCACGAGTTTGAGATTTTGGCCAAGCCCGTTCATCCGACAGATCTTCTGGCGAAACTCCGCGGCTAA
- a CDS encoding putative colanic acid biosynthesis acetyltransferase, which yields MSRQIHYNANDHISAETAADPYLRPAFSTGNRIRRVIWNICWVILYRTSPRPFHAWRSFLLRSFGAAMGPNCHFYPKSKVWAPWNLICADQVTAADGVEIYNPAPINFGSHAILSQDAYICGATHDYDDAAFPLLAYAMEFGAYAWICARASVAPGVNVGEGAVLGLGSVATKDLAPWTVYGGTPAVKIKERKRP from the coding sequence ATGTCCAGGCAGATTCACTACAACGCGAACGATCACATCTCGGCGGAGACCGCGGCCGACCCCTATCTTCGTCCCGCCTTTTCCACTGGCAATCGGATACGCCGCGTCATTTGGAATATCTGCTGGGTCATTCTCTATCGAACATCACCTAGGCCCTTCCATGCTTGGCGTTCGTTTCTCCTCCGTTCCTTCGGAGCGGCCATGGGACCAAACTGCCACTTCTATCCGAAATCGAAGGTATGGGCACCGTGGAACCTGATCTGTGCCGATCAGGTAACTGCCGCGGATGGCGTTGAGATTTACAATCCCGCACCTATCAACTTCGGCTCGCACGCCATTCTTTCGCAAGATGCCTACATCTGCGGCGCAACGCACGACTATGACGACGCGGCCTTCCCCCTGTTGGCTTACGCCATGGAGTTTGGCGCTTATGCCTGGATTTGCGCCCGCGCCTCAGTTGCACCGGGAGTCAATGTGGGAGAAGGAGCAGTGCTGGGTCTAGGTTCCGTTGCAACAAAGGATCTCGCCCCATGGACGGTCTACGGAGGAACCCCTGCCGTCAAAATTAAAGAGCGAAAAAGGCCCTGA
- a CDS encoding glycosyltransferase: protein MGTLDPAAGGPSQSVRVLMSYASIGYVGEVVTFDDPGSPWLKTLIFPVHPLGPVGSTYGYNNRLVPWIKANRHRFDGIIVNGLWQYCGLAARRALAGTNTPYMVFTHGMLDPYFKHAFPLKHAKKWPYWLLSEYWNLRGAYRVLFTSEAEKHLAEQSFWLHRWNPYVVPYGAKGPAGDPQAMKQIFFNQCPQVKDKRYLLFLGRIHRKKGCDLLVEAFAKVAATDPQLHLVMAGPDQQQWSAELQQTAASAGIADRIHWPGMATGDAKWGAFYGAEAFILPSHQENFGIAVAEAMACGTPVLLSDKVNIAEEIAADGAGFMEQDTLDGTLRLLQRWIATSPQDRQQMADQALRSFNQRYDMQQTAKTIIRLFEAAIQRS from the coding sequence ATGGGAACTCTGGATCCTGCCGCCGGCGGCCCCTCGCAGTCGGTTCGGGTGCTGATGAGCTATGCCTCCATCGGCTACGTCGGCGAAGTCGTAACATTCGATGACCCCGGTTCGCCCTGGCTGAAAACCCTTATATTCCCTGTTCATCCGCTTGGCCCTGTCGGCTCTACCTACGGCTACAACAACCGACTCGTTCCCTGGATCAAGGCCAACCGGCATCGTTTTGACGGCATCATTGTGAATGGTCTGTGGCAATACTGTGGGCTGGCCGCGAGGCGCGCACTCGCCGGAACGAATACTCCATATATGGTATTCACTCACGGCATGCTGGACCCCTACTTCAAGCACGCCTTTCCGCTGAAGCACGCAAAAAAATGGCCCTATTGGCTGCTGTCTGAGTATTGGAATCTACGAGGAGCGTATCGGGTTCTCTTCACCTCAGAGGCAGAGAAGCACCTTGCCGAGCAGAGCTTCTGGCTGCATCGTTGGAATCCTTATGTGGTACCTTACGGCGCCAAGGGACCCGCGGGCGATCCGCAGGCAATGAAACAGATCTTCTTCAACCAGTGCCCGCAGGTAAAGGACAAGCGCTATCTTCTTTTCCTGGGTCGAATCCATCGTAAAAAAGGTTGCGATTTATTGGTCGAAGCCTTTGCAAAGGTAGCTGCCACCGATCCCCAACTTCACTTGGTGATGGCCGGCCCCGACCAGCAACAATGGAGCGCTGAATTACAGCAAACTGCCGCCAGCGCCGGTATTGCAGATCGCATCCACTGGCCGGGCATGGCCACCGGCGATGCAAAGTGGGGAGCCTTCTACGGCGCCGAGGCTTTCATCCTGCCATCTCACCAAGAGAACTTCGGGATTGCCGTTGCAGAAGCGATGGCGTGCGGTACTCCCGTACTACTATCCGACAAGGTAAACATCGCTGAAGAGATCGCAGCGGACGGCGCAGGATTCATGGAGCAGGATACTCTCGACGGAACGCTGCGCCTGCTGCAACGCTGGATTGCAACATCACCGCAGGACCGGCAGCAAATGGCAGATCAGGCATTGCGCAGCTTCAATCAGCGTTACGATATGCAACAAACGGCAAAGACCATCATCCGCTTATTTGAAGCGGCAATCCAACGTTCGTAA
- a CDS encoding glycosyltransferase family 4 protein — translation MTQKVKLAYLVSHPIQYQAPLLRRIAQEPDIELTVLFGSDFSVRGYKDQGFGGVGVKWDVPLLDGYRHEFLPSFRDNATIGIARPLSYGIFERLRGGKDQQPFDVVWVHGYSTVNALHGILAAKSLGIPVLLRAESWLRDRERSGSKLIAKKLFFKLLKQFIDGVLPIGTLNSAYWHYYFGDDFPQYLVPYAVDNDYFQKRSHEARPHREQLQKELNLDPTRPVILFASKLQTRKRCEDLLEAYKRLAPAPGVEPHPYFVIVGDGEERATLERKAAESGLSGIRFCGFRNQSELPRFFDIATVFVLPSRHEPWGLIVNEVMNAGRAVILSDDCGCQPDLITDGVEGCVFPAGDVDALTAALRRALATPETAVQMGQRGLERISNWSFEQDIQSLRQAIACTTHKIIA, via the coding sequence ATGACCCAAAAAGTAAAACTTGCTTATCTTGTAAGCCATCCGATTCAATATCAGGCGCCATTATTGCGACGAATTGCGCAAGAGCCTGACATCGAATTGACTGTATTATTCGGCTCCGACTTTTCTGTTCGCGGCTATAAAGATCAGGGCTTTGGAGGAGTGGGAGTAAAGTGGGATGTCCCTCTTCTAGATGGATATCGTCATGAATTCCTGCCCTCATTCCGCGATAATGCCACGATAGGGATAGCTCGCCCACTCAGCTACGGCATCTTCGAACGTTTGCGCGGAGGCAAGGATCAACAGCCCTTCGATGTAGTTTGGGTTCATGGATATTCCACCGTCAACGCACTACACGGAATATTAGCTGCCAAATCTTTGGGAATACCGGTGCTGCTTCGTGCTGAGTCATGGCTTCGAGACCGAGAGCGCAGCGGCTCCAAGCTGATAGCAAAAAAACTTTTCTTCAAGCTCCTCAAGCAGTTTATCGATGGAGTTCTTCCGATCGGAACACTGAACTCTGCTTATTGGCACTATTACTTTGGAGATGATTTCCCGCAATACCTGGTGCCTTACGCTGTCGACAACGATTATTTTCAAAAGCGCAGCCACGAGGCGCGGCCACATCGTGAGCAACTGCAAAAGGAACTCAATCTGGATCCAACCAGACCTGTCATTCTCTTTGCCTCAAAGCTGCAAACGCGCAAGCGCTGCGAAGATCTTCTCGAAGCCTATAAGAGACTCGCTCCAGCCCCAGGGGTCGAACCACATCCTTATTTCGTCATTGTTGGAGACGGAGAAGAACGGGCCACGCTCGAGAGGAAAGCAGCCGAGAGCGGACTGAGCGGAATTCGTTTTTGCGGGTTTAGGAACCAGTCAGAGCTGCCTCGCTTCTTCGATATTGCAACAGTATTTGTTCTTCCCTCCCGTCATGAACCTTGGGGACTCATCGTGAACGAGGTGATGAATGCTGGACGCGCCGTCATCCTCTCCGACGACTGTGGCTGCCAGCCAGACCTTATCACAGACGGCGTTGAAGGCTGTGTCTTTCCAGCCGGTGACGTTGATGCTCTCACCGCTGCTCTTCGCAGAGCACTGGCGACGCCAGAGACGGCGGTTCAGATGGGACAACGAGGGCTCGAACGAATCAGCAACTGGAGTTTCGAACAGGATATCCAAAGTCTGCGTCAGGCGATTGCATGCACGACGCATAAGATAATCGCCTGA